From Pseudomonas vanderleydeniana, the proteins below share one genomic window:
- the parC gene encoding DNA topoisomerase IV subunit A has protein sequence MSESLDLSLDGVERRSLAEFTEKAYLDYSMYVIMDRALPHIGDGLKPVQRRIVYAMSELGLDADAKHKKSARTVGDVLGKFHPHGDSACYEAMVLMAQPFSYRYTLVDGQGNWGAPDDPKSFAAMRYTESRLSRYSEVLLSELGQGTADWVPNFDGTLEEPAVLPARLPNILLNGTTGIAVGMATDVPPHNLREVANACVHLLDDPKATVEELCKFVPGPDYPTEAEIITPQADLLKIYETGRGSVRMRAVYRVEDGDIVVHALPHQVSGAKVLEQIAAQMQAKKLPMVADLRDESDHEHPCRIVIIPRSNRVDPEELMQHLFATTDLESSYRVNVNIIGLNGKPQLKNLRSLLVEWLEFRINTVRRRLKFRLDKVEKRLHLLDGLLIAYLNLDEVIHIIRTEDHPRAKLIERFALSDIQADYILDTRLRQLARLEEMKLRGEQDELLKEQAKLQALLASEAKLKKLVRSELLADAQTYGDDRRSPIVARAEAKALSENELMPTEPVTVVLSEKGWVRCAKGHDIDATGLSYKAGDGFKTAAAGRSNQFAVFIDSTGRSYSVAAHTLPSARGQGEPLTGRLTPPPGASFECVLLPEDEALYVIASDAGYGFVVKGEDLQAKNKAGKTLLSLPNGSKVMAPRPVTDREQNWLAAVTTEGRLLIFKISDLPQLGKGKGNKIIGVPGERVASREEYVSDLAVLPEGATLVLQAGKRTLSLKADDLEHYKGERGRRGNKLPRGFQRVDALLVETGN, from the coding sequence ATGAGCGAATCCCTTGATCTCAGCCTGGACGGCGTGGAACGCCGGTCATTGGCTGAATTCACCGAAAAGGCCTACCTCGACTACTCCATGTACGTGATCATGGACCGTGCACTGCCGCATATCGGCGACGGCCTCAAGCCGGTGCAACGGCGGATCGTCTACGCCATGAGTGAGCTGGGGCTGGATGCAGACGCCAAGCACAAGAAGTCCGCCAGGACCGTGGGTGACGTGCTTGGTAAATTCCATCCCCACGGCGACTCGGCCTGCTACGAAGCCATGGTGCTGATGGCACAGCCGTTCAGCTACCGCTACACGCTGGTGGACGGCCAGGGTAACTGGGGGGCGCCGGATGATCCGAAGTCCTTCGCGGCCATGCGTTATACCGAGTCGCGGCTATCACGTTACTCCGAAGTGTTGCTCAGCGAACTGGGGCAGGGCACTGCGGACTGGGTGCCGAACTTCGACGGTACTCTTGAAGAACCTGCAGTGTTGCCGGCACGTTTGCCGAATATCCTCCTCAACGGCACCACCGGTATTGCCGTGGGCATGGCCACCGACGTACCGCCGCACAACCTGCGGGAAGTCGCCAACGCCTGCGTGCACCTGCTCGATGACCCGAAGGCCACCGTCGAGGAGCTGTGCAAGTTCGTCCCGGGCCCGGATTATCCGACCGAGGCGGAGATCATCACGCCGCAGGCCGACCTGCTGAAAATCTACGAAACCGGACGCGGTTCGGTCCGCATGCGCGCGGTCTACCGCGTCGAGGACGGCGACATCGTGGTGCATGCCTTGCCGCACCAGGTCTCCGGGGCCAAGGTGCTGGAGCAGATTGCCGCGCAGATGCAGGCCAAGAAGCTGCCGATGGTCGCCGACCTGCGCGACGAATCCGACCATGAGCATCCGTGCCGGATCGTGATCATCCCACGCTCGAACCGGGTCGACCCCGAAGAGCTGATGCAGCACCTGTTCGCCACGACCGACCTGGAGTCCAGCTACCGGGTCAACGTCAATATCATCGGCCTGAACGGCAAGCCGCAGTTGAAGAATCTGCGTTCGCTGCTGGTCGAGTGGTTGGAGTTCCGGATCAACACCGTCCGGCGTCGCCTCAAGTTCCGCCTGGACAAGGTCGAGAAGCGCCTGCACCTGTTGGATGGTTTGCTGATCGCCTATCTGAACCTGGATGAAGTGATTCATATCATCCGCACCGAGGATCACCCTCGCGCCAAGCTCATCGAGCGTTTCGCCCTCAGCGATATTCAGGCCGACTACATCCTCGATACCCGCCTGCGGCAGTTGGCGCGGCTGGAAGAGATGAAGTTGCGCGGTGAGCAGGACGAACTGCTCAAGGAACAGGCCAAGTTGCAGGCGCTGCTGGCCAGCGAAGCCAAGCTGAAGAAACTGGTACGCAGCGAGCTGCTCGCCGATGCGCAAACCTATGGTGATGACCGCCGTTCGCCGATCGTTGCCCGTGCCGAAGCCAAGGCTTTGTCGGAAAACGAACTGATGCCCACTGAGCCGGTAACGGTCGTTCTGTCGGAAAAAGGTTGGGTTCGCTGTGCAAAAGGTCATGATATTGACGCCACCGGCTTGTCCTATAAGGCCGGTGATGGCTTCAAGACCGCGGCGGCCGGGCGTTCCAACCAGTTTGCGGTGTTCATCGACTCCACCGGTCGCAGCTATTCGGTGGCGGCCCACACGCTGCCATCGGCGCGTGGCCAGGGCGAACCGTTGACCGGTCGTCTGACGCCGCCACCGGGCGCGAGCTTCGAGTGTGTGCTGTTGCCGGAGGACGAAGCGCTGTATGTGATCGCTTCCGACGCGGGTTATGGCTTCGTGGTCAAGGGCGAAGACCTGCAGGCCAAGAACAAGGCGGGCAAGACATTGTTGAGCCTGCCCAATGGTTCGAAGGTGATGGCACCGCGGCCGGTGACCGATCGCGAGCAGAACTGGCTGGCGGCGGTGACCACCGAAGGTCGCCTGCTGATCTTCAAGATCAGCGATCTGCCACAATTGGGCAAGGGCAAGGGCAACAAGATCATCGGGGTTCCCGGCGAGCGGGTTGCCAGCCGTGAAGAGTACGTCAGCGACCTGGCGGTGCTGCCGGAAGGCGCAACGCTGGTGCTGCAGGCCGGCAAACGGACCTTGTCGCTCAAGGCTGATGACCTGGAGCATTACAAGGGCGAGCGTGGTCGTCGGGGCAACAAGTTGCCGCGCGGCTTCCAGCGTGTCGATGCATTGTTGGTAGAGACTGGCAATTAG
- a CDS encoding PqiC family protein yields the protein MTVLRLPLMLLLTGVLGLAGCSVNKPVSLYQLDSGTPGQPQQSTGMFVVLGPVTLADYLQRETLLQRQPDGSLTAATDGRWAGSLSSDVNQLLVRQLAWRLDSQRVVLSPATAGATPDVQVLLSITRLDSGTKQPAILDAQWRLLDRRGQVRDNRIVHLEQQHAGTSAAQVQAQGELLQRLAEQLSVALKPLANQPPVAEVRSKPAAPAPAKPAEPQKPKIPMATPIRTDMEVFRF from the coding sequence ATGACTGTTCTGCGCCTTCCTTTAATGTTGCTGCTTACCGGCGTGCTCGGTTTGGCCGGCTGCAGCGTTAACAAGCCGGTTTCTTTATATCAGTTGGACAGTGGCACGCCGGGCCAACCTCAACAAAGCACGGGCATGTTCGTGGTACTGGGTCCTGTGACCCTGGCCGATTACCTGCAACGCGAAACCCTGCTGCAACGCCAGCCAGACGGCAGCCTGACTGCAGCGACCGATGGTCGCTGGGCGGGTAGCCTGTCCTCGGACGTCAATCAGCTGCTGGTACGGCAACTGGCCTGGCGCCTGGACAGCCAGCGGGTCGTGCTGTCGCCGGCGACGGCGGGTGCGACGCCGGACGTGCAGGTGCTGCTGTCGATTACCCGCCTGGACTCCGGGACCAAGCAACCGGCGATCCTCGATGCGCAGTGGCGCCTGCTGGACCGTCGTGGCCAAGTGCGGGACAACCGCATCGTGCACCTGGAGCAGCAGCATGCCGGTACTTCGGCCGCGCAGGTCCAGGCCCAGGGCGAATTGTTGCAGCGCCTGGCCGAACAGTTGAGCGTGGCGCTCAAGCCGCTGGCCAACCAGCCACCGGTTGCGGAGGTGCGCAGCAAACCTGCCGCGCCAGCCCCGGCCAAGCCAGCCGAACCCCAGAAGCCGAAGATTCCGATGGCGACGCCGATCCGCACGGATATGGAAGTGTTCCGCTTCTGA
- a CDS encoding AhpA/YtjB family protein has translation MNRPTPVKTDNFFLLIFRALRHRRVPIALRIASHNVILVALALVIYACVMGLQFKEAMHQQADALGQSLTTQTATSATELLVSNDILSLNVLLNNLTKNPLVAHAAIYSVDNRILAEAGQRPKSGLLGETEGVYQTKITFQDVTAGNLRISLDMTQFQQPMTISLQSMGILSAILLALALALSLRLGRHISTPLLQLRVWLRDMDEHTPATQRQDEIGDLARQLHSRFAPVKPEPEPEPEIDYDDNDYEQEPAGQGFQVRNLRDPSFDSGATGAPARPAVRPVPRPADDELELDDEEDPFADLREGPQGSTAAAAKPVEPAQPQHSAVLAVQLGAQDQLRRLPRARLTELLERYRDCLDQAASLYQSELHTLNDGSTLMLFHTEDSGDDYLTNAICCGELLRALGHQLQIEVADSGITLQLQLGLTLGDELFGVSQIDLLLTETAQDALALSQHSRNLLLVERQISDDPLIRQRARIRPIASPEGACCVERLMEPYPSMLERQLARMHESSK, from the coding sequence GTGAACCGGCCCACGCCAGTCAAAACCGATAACTTCTTCCTGCTGATCTTCCGGGCATTGCGTCATCGCCGGGTACCGATTGCACTGCGTATTGCCAGCCACAACGTGATTCTCGTCGCGCTGGCGCTGGTCATCTACGCCTGCGTGATGGGGCTGCAGTTCAAGGAAGCCATGCACCAGCAGGCCGACGCCCTTGGCCAGAGCCTGACCACCCAGACCGCCACGTCGGCAACCGAGCTGCTGGTGTCCAATGACATCCTCAGCCTCAACGTGCTGCTCAACAACCTGACGAAGAACCCGCTGGTGGCCCATGCGGCGATCTACAGCGTCGACAACCGGATCCTCGCCGAAGCCGGCCAGCGCCCGAAAAGCGGCCTGTTGGGCGAGACCGAAGGGGTCTACCAGACCAAGATCACCTTCCAGGACGTCACCGCCGGCAACCTGCGGATCAGCCTGGACATGACCCAGTTCCAGCAGCCGATGACCATCAGCCTGCAGAGCATGGGGATTCTCAGCGCCATCCTGTTGGCCCTGGCACTGGCCCTGAGCCTGCGCCTGGGCCGGCATATCTCGACGCCGCTGCTGCAGTTGCGGGTCTGGCTGCGGGACATGGACGAGCACACGCCGGCCACCCAGCGCCAGGACGAGATCGGCGATCTTGCCCGCCAGTTGCATTCGCGCTTTGCCCCGGTGAAGCCGGAACCCGAGCCGGAACCGGAAATCGACTACGACGATAACGACTACGAGCAAGAGCCTGCCGGACAGGGCTTCCAGGTTCGCAACCTGCGCGATCCGAGCTTTGACAGCGGTGCAACAGGCGCCCCGGCCAGGCCGGCAGTACGCCCCGTTCCCCGCCCTGCGGACGACGAGCTGGAACTGGACGACGAGGAAGACCCGTTCGCCGACCTGCGCGAAGGTCCGCAAGGCTCGACCGCTGCGGCGGCGAAGCCGGTGGAGCCCGCGCAACCCCAGCACAGTGCGGTGCTGGCCGTGCAGCTGGGCGCCCAGGACCAACTGCGACGCCTGCCACGCGCGCGCCTGACCGAACTGCTGGAGCGTTATCGCGACTGCCTGGACCAGGCCGCCTCGTTGTACCAGAGCGAACTGCACACCCTGAACGATGGCAGCACGCTGATGCTGTTCCATACCGAGGACAGTGGTGACGACTACCTGACCAACGCCATCTGCTGCGGTGAACTGCTCAGGGCGCTGGGGCACCAGTTGCAGATCGAAGTCGCCGACAGCGGTATCACCCTGCAACTGCAGCTGGGCCTGACCCTGGGTGACGAACTGTTCGGCGTCAGCCAGATCGACCTGCTGCTGACCGAAACCGCCCAGGACGCCCTCGCCCTGTCGCAGCACAGCCGCAACCTGCTGCTGGTGGAACGGCAGATCAGCGATGACCCGCTGATTCGCCAGCGTGCCCGTATCCGCCCGATCGCCAGCCCCGAAGGTGCCTGCTGCGTGGAGCGACTGATGGAGCCCTATCCCTCGATGCTGGAACGCCAACTGGCGCGGATGCACGAGAGCAGCAAGTAA